In one window of Brachyhypopomus gauderio isolate BG-103 chromosome 16, BGAUD_0.2, whole genome shotgun sequence DNA:
- the LOC143477188 gene encoding leucine-rich repeat and fibronectin type III domain-containing protein 1-like protein isoform X3 — translation MERLIFSLLLLAVSASGQLCPKRCMCQNLSPSLAILCAKTGLLFVPTVIDRRTVELRLTENFITAVRRRDFANMTSLLHLTLSRNTISQIMPYTFADLKRLRALHLDSNRLSVVTDDHFRGLTNLRHLILANNQLHIISPHAFDDFLGTLEDLDLSYNNLVDIPWDTIGRLNNVNTLNMDHNLIEHVPLGVFSNLHKLARLDMTSNKLKKIPPDPLFLRIPVYAKSKGSPLSSLVLSFGGNPLHCNCELLWLRRLTREDDLETCASPPDLTAKYFWTIPEEEFICEPPVITRRSSKTVAMEGQPASLKCKANGDPDPDVHWISPEGRLISNTSRTLAFSNGSLEINITSLKDTGVFTCIASNAAGESTGTVELVVSPLPHLANSTNRFREADSGPSDILTSAKSTSPSSNDTKAQEKKAVLAELTANSALIRWPSQQHFPGIRMYQIQYNSTSDDTLVYRHSRPAGSARLEQLSDLMTSSAVP, via the coding sequence ATGGAGAGGCTGATCTTCTCTTTGCTGCTGTTGGCCGTCTCTGCCTCAGGACAGCTCTGCCCTAAGCGTTGTATGTGCCAAAACCTGTCACCATCACTCGCCATCCTTTGTGCCAAGACAGGCCTTCTCTTCGTGCCCACAGTTATTGACCGGCGCACAGTCGAACTTCGTCTTACTGAGAACTTCATCACAGCTGTGAGGAGGAGGGACTTTGCCAATATGACAAGCCTCTTGCACCTGACATTGTCACGCAACACCATAAGCCAGATCATGCCTTACACCTTCGCAGACCTCAAACGGCTGCGGGCACTCCATCTAGATAGCAACCGCCTCAGTGTGGTTACGGACGACCACTTCCGTGGACTCACCAACCTCAGGCACCTTATTTTAGCCAACAACCAGCTCCATATCATCTCCCCACATGCATTTGATGATTTCCTGGGAACCCTGGAAGACCTGGACCTCTCTTACAATAACCTGGTGGACATTCCCTGGGATACTATTGGGAGACTTAACAATGTGAACACCCTCAATATGGACCACAATCTTATAGAACATGTCCCCTTAGGAGTTTTTTCCAACTTGCACAAGCTAGCTCGTCTTGATATGACATCCAATAAACTGAAAAAAATTCCCCCAGATCCTTTGTTTCTTAGGATACCAGTTTATGCTAAATCTAAGGGCTCTCCTTTATCCTCACTTGTTCTTAGCTTTGGAGGAAACCCACTCCACTGCAACTGTGAGCTGCTGTGGCTGAGGAGACTTACAAGAGAGGATGACCTGGAGACCTGTGCCTCACCTCCTGATCTTACTGCTAAATACTTCTGGACAATCCCAGAGGAAGAGTTTATCTGTGAGCCACCAGTGATTACAAGAAGGTCCTCCAAAACCGTTGCTATGGAGGGTCAGCCTGCCAGCTTGAAATGCAAAGCCAATGGTGACCCAGACCCAGATGTCCACTGGATCTCTCCTGAAGGGCGTTTAATCTCCAATACTTCCCGTACTCTTGCCTTCAGCAATGGCAGCCTAGAGATCAACATAACCTCTTTGAAAGACACAGGTGTGTTCACTTGCATTGCCTCTAATGCTGCTGGCGAATCTACAGGTACTGTAGAACTAGTGGTCAGCCCACTTCCTCACCTGGCCAATAGCACAAACCGATTCCGGGAGGCTGATTCAGGACCATCTGATATTCTCACATCAGCAAAGTCCACCTCACCCTCCAGCAATGACACAAAGGCTCAGGAGAAGAAAGCAGTGCTTGCTGAGCTCACTGCTAACTCGGCTCTCATAAGGTGGCCATCACAACAACATTTCCCTGGAATCAGGATGTATCAAATCCAGTACAACAGCACATCAGATGACACATTGGTTTACAG